Within the Corticium candelabrum chromosome 6, ooCorCand1.1, whole genome shotgun sequence genome, the region CTacttataattttttaatagACACAACATTCTAGACCACTATAAATGGTGGACTGCATATCTTAAAGATTTGTATATACTAAGTATAGATGATGGCGGATCTCCATGTGCAGATCACAAGCCCACAAGGAGCAAGTGGTCCAGACTCTATCATCTACACTACTTAGAGTCTTCTATATAATCTACAGCAAAGAAACGCATCTTGCCGGTTGTTCAGTACGAGAGCCTGCAGTCTGCGATTCCATTTGTCCACCTTTTGGCATCTCTTGTATATCTCTAATTTCAGACGCCTAGAAGAAATACATACATCAATGCAACGTAGCCAAGTAAACTAGAGAATGCTTTCTCACGTCCGTATTTAGGGTAACGGTTGTTTTCTCGGACTTTGTATCAGGTGGATTCCGTTCTTGTCTCATGCTCCTTCGCAGCCGTTCAAGTACGGAAACGACAACCGACAATCCGACTGCAAAGGCTAGAATAACGAAGACACCTTGCAAGTCAGTAATCCGGAGATGCTTGACGTCGGTGTCCTTTGTGGACAATCGACTCGTGCCACACACACCCGATTTTAGCCACTTGacagccagaagatcaagaaaTCCCGACTCCCTCATTTTCAGAATTGCCAATGAAAAATTTTTGGCGTAAGGCATTTGCTTGGGCATTGCCAAAGCGTACGTTTGAGTATTGAACCTTTTTCCAATCACGTGGCTTTTGCATGGTGGATGGGAGGCGGCGTATTCGAGAATCGGCTCATCCcagataaaaataaaatttccTTTCGTTTGATATTTAACTCTACGAATGGCCTCATCTGCAGTGTCCACCAAGGCATCATCACTTGCATTTATAAATCTATACATTCGTTGATGCACTGGATGTAGAGACGTCTTTAGAAACTCTACTATTGAAGAATCCCTTACCGTCCCATACTGTGTCTCAGTCTGCGATGCCAAATCGTCGAGAGAATTAATGTCGGTAATAAAACTATTCGTAGTGAGAAACGCAGCCAAGTTGGCCGTGTACGTCGATATAATGACCAGACAGAAGAAAAACCAACCGGCAACGATGATCCGACCCGACACGAACGGAATGCGCTCCGGACCCTGTTGCATTGCCGAAGTGTAAAACAACCAGAACGAGTTGATACCTTCGACAAGCGACTGCAGAAGACAAGAGCCGTTTGCATCTGTGTTGCGACTTTGTCTGTAAGAACTAGTTAGCTTCTTTGAAAGCGCATAGACGAcgcaagcaacaacaaagacgGCAACAATAGCTGCTCTTGTGGCGACGTCGAAAGGATCCAGAAACGACCACAGACTCGAGCTTGGAGAATGCTCCGCATACGCAAGAAGGGCTTTACCCACGTCTGCGTAAGACTCCGTAAAGTGTATGTACTTGGAACGACTCTCCGTGACAGCAATAGCCGCTGCAATTATGTCAGCTTCCTATACAACAATTTTTTGCTCATAatcataaaaattaatatctaTTTCTAGCAATTGTTGTGAATATTGTTTGTCGACAACTTGATTTTGAGACTGTTTTGTGACGTCTAACAACTTTGGGAATCCAAGGATTAGCGACAAACGAGAATCTtgacaataatttattaactaattaattaatcgctGTTTTGTTTAAATTATATTTGTTACTATTACCTCTATCTGCAGCTTGTAGTTTATTATAACGACACAAGCATTCAAattcaagcaaacaaagtttTTGCTAATAACAACACGCATAACTAAACCGTTGTAATCATtaaatgtacatgtataattATTGGAGCATGAAGTGTAATGACACTACTCTATTTTAATACCCATATGTCTATTCCATCACAGTAtataaagtaattaatttactgttatacttaataaataaattatttacttattcttaaatcaaattaataaattctttatttattattacatctaatcaataaattattgtttgcatatgtatatttgtatatttatttatttatttgcttgcttgcttgtttatctgtttatatttatttattattgtatcTAATCAatgaattatttatttattgttatatttaatcaataaattcttcATTTATTGTATTACCTAATCAATaaactatttatttattgttatatctaatcaataaattctttatttattgttatatctaatcaaaaaattatttatttatttttatatcaaatcaataaattcttTATCAATTGTTATATCGAATCAATAAattctttatttattgttatatcTAAACAGTAAattctttatttattgttatatctaatcaaaaaattatttatttatttttatatcaaatcaataaattcttTATCAATTGTTATATCGAATCAATAAattctttatttattgttatatctaaacaataaattctttatttattgttatatctaatcaaaaaattatttatttatttttatatcaaatcaataaattcttTATCAATTGTTATATCGAATCAATAAattctttatttattgttatatcTAAACAGTAAattctttatttattgttatatctaatcaaaaaattatttatttatttttatatcaaatcaataaattcttTATCAATTGTTATATTGAATCAATAAattctttatttattgttatatcgaatcaataaattctttatttattgttatatctaatcattaaaattttatttattgttatatgtaatcaataaattctttatttattgttatatcTGATCAATAAactatttatttacttacgCAGTTCATTGTTTGTCCGACCATTCCGTTGCCTTCACCGGCCTCGTTTACCAATCCATATTTCAGATCGGGTGGCAGTGATAGATCGTACGTAAATCCCATCTCGTCAGCAATCCAATTCATCATGGCAACGACCATGCCCGTAAAAGGACCGTTATGAGCTTCACCCGAGAAAGTATTGTTTGGATCATATATAACAAACGGAGGCTCCTAAATTAGGCATATATACATTTATTCACaagtaaaacaattaatttctatGTAGCCAATCGGCTGAGAGTAATTACTATCATAGTTGTGGCTCTAAATACACCATCGGCAGGAACACATCTTGGTGGAGCTCTCCGGTAACGATCAAGGTTTATCCCACTCTCCACACTTGAAGGTGATTTTTTGCGTACCCATCCAGTAGTGACGTCATACAGTCCAATCTTAGAAGAATAAATATAAATGAAAGCATGAAATATTCCGTAATTGTGTACACTCTTACTGTAGCAACTAGAAACGGTCTTAGCTCTAAAATGTTGTAAAGCATGCTATAGACTCTCTCCGAATTGACGTCGAATTGAATCGGTCCAGTGACGCCATACAAATTGTACTATAAATGTAGCAGCACGATTTACAACTTAAACAAATTCTGACTTAAACAAAAATACCTCATTCACTATACGGAGAACAAAGTCATATGCAGTGAGATTCCACTTTCGGTAATCTTTTATGATTTGAAAGAGAACCACAAGTGAGTCATGCAAGTCAAGCACCTGAAGCTGAAAGTCATTCAAATTAGTCAGTAATTTGTAAGTATGCTATGTATTATAGTACTTTTAGCCAAAGACTAGGATTTGTTTGAGATAACAACTGTATTGATGGAACTGATTTGAGAAGTTGATCAATGTGAATACTTTGAGGTAGAGCTTTCTGAAGACCGTAGGTGTTAGATGGTACCACAAGAGGACCTGGTAAAGCAGCTGCTCGAGTCTAaaacaatgcaatgcaatTATATAATGATATACTGTAactacaaaataaataaaaacaataagTCGAAATTAGGTACACATGCACCACGTCTCaccaaacacacgcacacacgcccacacacacacacacacacacacacacacacacacacacacacacaacacacacacacacacacaacacacacacacacacacacacacacacacacacacacacacacacacacacacacacacacacacacacacacacacacaaccactcAAGATCTAGAGAAGAAGACAACACTCACATGATCTGTTAACTGTCCAGTTATGATCCATGGCAGCAACGAATCCTTTTGTAAGCGAAATAGCTGTACAACAAACGTCTACAATTTCTATATCAACAACATTAATTTATGTCTCACATTTTTCACAATTTTgtagcacgtgtgtgtattacAGTGAACCAGTACGAAATCAACAAACGCACGAGAGACTCCAGCATCAACATCGACGAGATCACTCTTCTTCTCCAGAAAGAAATATTCCGAAATACGAAACGTCAAACTCTGATGCCTCAATCGGTTGATAAACGAAGTATCTATTGCCAACAAAGTCAGAACATGACAAGCATTAACTCCGAGTTCTCCTAGAGGCATTTAGGGCGGTGCAGGCCTGTACTTTCACCTTTAGCATAACGCCTCTGTCAGTGTGCACAGCACCTTACTTAAGTTTAGACTAGAGTTATATTTTGTAATGCTTGGAAGAGCACCACTGCTCTGACACAAACAGCAATCATACCACTAGCGTAGCGTAGGGGGGTAAGGGGCTAGGCCTCCTCAATCTTTGTAGACGCGTCAAGCAAAAACGCCATGTTCCCTCAGGTTATCGAATGAATCTTTGTCTATCACACTGTCCTGGCAATAGCGGACGTTCATACTTTGGAAGTACAAGGAAAAAAACAATAGGCGTGGCTTTGCAGTGTGATTGATCAGCCCCCAAACCTAGGGACCACGTTATACGCCGGTGATCATACAACGGTCTAGCTAGTAAGACACCACTGCTACAGGCAACAGTGAAGCAAAGGGACCTCTCTACAGTAAACCACATAAGCGTATACGTAGGAACCACCGTGGGGGGGGGGGCACGGGGTGAAGTACGTACGCGCGAGCCCTCAATTTTTCCAACTGTCAAGTGACGTACTAATATCTAAGGATACAAACTGATAACATTGACATGACATACAATATTACTGTACTAACACTATAGTGTTAATGTTTGTTTCCTGTCATTTTCTGTgtctaataaattatatacacatatgattaattaataacacattTAGCCTTTTTGCGAAGCCACGCCCTCTTAGGCAGTTGTGTGCCCCTCAAACACGTCTACGATTAACTGCAGCTGCCATGCTAATTATGCTTACCACAAACCACTCTATATGCGAGAGGCGTGACTATCGCCACTTTGGTGTGACAGACCACGCCCTTATTTGACATATGACTTTTGGGGGTAGAGACTTTTATAGTATCTTTCTGTTGTAAATGCTAGCACAGTTGGTACCGTACACTGTATACTACAGTAATCACTGTATACAGTGTAGACAGTCTAGAATGCTCTGTAATCACACTTGATGGCATGCTACCCGCGCTAGATCATT harbors:
- the LOC134180819 gene encoding glutamate receptor 4-like, which codes for MQQDREIMRELWPLASHDILVDNGHSREAVETVRTEAMLSDTGKNSMGNREIQVINVQSTAKACDLVDRYPVVHLTALCLGPCASRYRVPVVSLPYRHDDHSQCLSSHLSFAYGNGLDADVVAAVARKMNWTSAVYVGDNNGDTSFINRLRHQSLTFRISEYFFLEKKSDLVDVDAGVSRAFVDFVLVHCNTHTCYKIVKNLFRLQKDSLLPWIITGQLTDHTRAAALPGPLVVPSNTYGLQKALPQSIHIDQLLKSVPSIQLLSQTNPSLWLKLQVLDLHDSLVVLFQIIKDYRKWNLTAYDFVLRIVNEYNLYGVTGPIQFDVNSERVYSMLYNILELRPFLVATIGLYDVTTGWVRKKSPSSVESGINLDRYRRAPPRCVPADGVFRATTMIEPPFVIYDPNNTFSGEAHNGPFTGMVVAMMNWIADEMGFTYDLSLPPDLKYGLVNEAGEGNGMEADIIAAAIAVTESRSKYIHFTESYADVGKALLAYAEHSPSSSLWSFLDPFDVATRAAIVAVFVVACVVYALSKKLTSSYRQSRNTDANGSCLLQSLVEGINSFWLFYTSAMQQGPERIPFVSGRIIVAGWFFFCLVIISTYTANLAAFLTTNSFITDINSLDDLASQTETQYGTVRDSSIVEFLKTSLHPVHQRMYRFINASDDALVDTADEAIRRVKYQTKGNFIFIWDEPILEYAASHPPCKSHVIGKRFNTQTYALAMPKQMPYAKNFSLAILKMRESGFLDLLAVKWLKSGVCGTSRLSTKDTDVKHLRITDLQGVFVILAFAVGLSVVVSVLERLRRSMRQERNPPDTKSEKTTVTLNTDASEIRDIQEMPKGGQMESQTAGSRTEQPARCVSLL